A genomic segment from Chrysiogenia bacterium encodes:
- the rpsJ gene encoding 30S ribosomal protein S10, translated as MQSQKIRIRLKAFDHKILDQSTREIVDTAKRTGARISGPIPLPTRIQRYTVLRSPHVDKKSREQFEIRTHKRLLDILDPTQQTVDALMKLDLAAGVDVEIKL; from the coding sequence ATGCAGAGTCAGAAAATCAGAATCCGTCTCAAGGCCTTTGACCACAAGATCCTGGATCAGTCGACCCGGGAAATCGTGGACACGGCCAAGCGTACGGGAGCCCGTATTTCTGGGCCGATTCCGCTTCCCACGCGGATTCAGCGTTACACCGTGCTTCGTTCGCCGCACGTCGACAAGAAGTCGCGTGAGCAGTTCGAGATACGGACCCACAAACGGCTCCTTGATATTTTGGACCCCACCCAGCAGACCGTGGACGCGCTCATGAAGCTCGACCTGGCGGCCGGCGTGGACGTGGAGATCAAGCTCTAA